GAGATGGCGAGCGCGGGCACCTCTATCAGCGAGGCGCCGCCCACCGGCAGCCCGGTGTCGGACAGGGTGTGGCCGGGCCGGGTGCAGCCGATGAAGTGGGCGAGCTCGAAGAGCTCCTCCGGGTCGCGCCAGGAGAGGATCTGGGCGAGCGCGTCGGCGCCGGTGATGAAGAACAGCTCGGCGTCGGGGTGGAGGGCGTGCAGGTCGCGCAGGGTGTCCACGGTGAACGTGGGGCCCTCGCGGTCGATGTCGATCCGGCTCACCGAGAACTGGGGGTTCTCCGCGGTGGCGATGACCGTCATCAGGTAGCGGTCCTCGGCGGCCGAGACCCGGCGGTCGGACTTCTGCCACGGCTGGCCGGTCGGCACGAACACCACCTCGTCGAGGTGGAACGCGCTCGCCACCTCACTGGCGGCGACCAGGTGGCCGTGGTGGATCGGGTCGAAGGTGCCGCCCATCACGCCGAGGCGTCGCTTCGCCGCCGCGGGGGCGGTCCCGGCCTGGTCTCTCATGGCGCCACACCTTACGCGACCCGCGTCGCCGCAGGGAAAGCCTCCTCGGCCACCCTGCGGCGAAGGGCGACTCAGCGGTCGCGGTTGAAGCGGGTGGTGATGAAGAGCGCGAGCAGCAGGATGAACAGGGCGCCGCCGCCCGTCAGGTACGGGTTGAGGCTGTCGTGGTTGCCACCCTCGGCCTCGGCAAGCTGGGTGAGGGCGGACAGTGCAGCAGTGCTCATGGTCGGCAGGACCTTCTCGGCTCGGTGAGGGACCAGGGGTGCGGGCCGAGGCCCGCGCGCTCATCGTACGGGGGCCCGCCGGGCAACCGCTCGGCGGCCCACCGCGTCTGACCGGCTGTGAGCACCGCGGCCCGCCGGTGCTCCACCGGCCGGCCGGGGCGGGGTCTCAGCGCTCGCGGCCGGCGCGCAGGATGAGCCAGGCCAGCAGGCCCACGCCGACCACGGAGGCGACCAGGATGATCCGCAGGAAGAGGCCGGGACCGGGCTCGTCGGAGATCGGTCCGGCGAGGTAGGCCAGGGCGGCAGTGGACATCGGGGTGCTCCTCTCGGTACGGCACTGCCAGCGTAGACCGGGGCGTACCGGACAACCGGCACCGCCCCCGGCGCTACGGCGGCCCCGGCCGGGGACGAGTTCGCGGGTACGGACGTTGAAGGCAACAGCAGCGGGGGCCGGCCGACAGCCGGTGCCGGCGTCTACCAGGAGGTACGCGACAGATGACGACCGACATGTCCAAGGGCGGCGCGAGCCCGAGCCGCCGGCGACAGCGCTTCCCGGAGATCTCCACCCGGGCCTGGGAGCACCCGGCCGACCGCTCCGCCCTGGTGGCGCTGCGGAAGCTCAGCGGCTTCGACGACGTCCTGAAGAAGCTCGCCGGGCTGGTCTCCGAGCGCAGCGTGCGGCTGATGTTCCTGGCCACCGCCGTGAAGACCTCGGAGCGCCAGTTCCCGCACCTGTACGACATGGTCCGGGACGCCGCGTACGCCCTGGACCTGGAGCAGGTCCCCGACCTGTACGTGACCCAGGACCCGACGGTCAACGCGATGTGCATCGGCATGGAGACGCCGATCATCGTGATCACCAGCGGCCTGATCGACCTCCTCGACGAGGAGGAGCTGCGCGCGGTGATCGGCCACGAGGTCGGCCACGCCATGTCCGGGCACGCGGTCTACCGGACGATGATGCTCATCCTCACCAACGTCGCCGCCCGGATCGCCTGGCTCCCGCTGGGCAACCTGGCGATCACCGCCGTGATCACCGCGCTCAAGGAGTGGTTCCGCAAGGCCGAGCTCTCCTGCGACCGGGCCGGCCTGCTCGCCGGCCAGGACCTGCAGGCCTCGATGCGCGGCCTGATGAAGCTGGCCGGCGGCCACGACCTGGCCGAGCTGAACGTGGACGCCTTCCTGGAGCAGGCCGAGGAGTACGAGAAGGCCGGTGACCTGCGGGACGGCGTGATCAAGCTGCTCCAGGTGCTGCCGCAGAGCCACCCCTTCGCGGTGGTCCGGGTCGCCAAGCTGAAGAAGTGGGCGGAGAGCGAGGAGTACCGCTCGATCCTGGCCGGGGCCTACCCGCGGCGCGGCGACGACCCGAACACCTCGGTGGGCGCCCAGTGGAAGGCCGCCGCCGACTCGTACGCGCAGTCGGTCAAGGACAGCAAGGACCCGCTGCTCGGCCTGCTGCGGGACGTCGCGGGCGGGGTCGGCAACGTCGGCGGGAAGCTGCGCGACACCTTCGCCGCCGCGTCCAAGGGCGCCGCGGCGGGCGGCGGGTCCGGTGACTCCGGAGACTCCGGCGCGCCCGCGGGCGGGCGGCGCGAGGAGGGCTGACCACGGGCGGGGTGCCCGACGTGCTCGACGGCGGGGTGCTCGACGGCCGGGCGGCCGCCGGGCACCCCGCGGGTCTCCCGGCGACGGTCACTTCACGATCGGGCTGAGCACCGCGCACTGCTGCCAGGACGGCTTGCCGTGGTCCGCCGGGTCCACGGCCGGCGGCGCGGTGGGCGCGGCGCCGGCGGAGCCGGCCAGGATCGGCTGCAGGTAGCCGGCCATCGGCGCGCCGCAGGCGGTCGGCCCGGCCAGCACCACCGCGTCCACCAGTCGCAGCCGGGCCAGGCCCAGGTCGG
The window above is part of the Kitasatospora sp. HUAS MG31 genome. Proteins encoded here:
- a CDS encoding M48 family metallopeptidase, translating into MTTDMSKGGASPSRRRQRFPEISTRAWEHPADRSALVALRKLSGFDDVLKKLAGLVSERSVRLMFLATAVKTSERQFPHLYDMVRDAAYALDLEQVPDLYVTQDPTVNAMCIGMETPIIVITSGLIDLLDEEELRAVIGHEVGHAMSGHAVYRTMMLILTNVAARIAWLPLGNLAITAVITALKEWFRKAELSCDRAGLLAGQDLQASMRGLMKLAGGHDLAELNVDAFLEQAEEYEKAGDLRDGVIKLLQVLPQSHPFAVVRVAKLKKWAESEEYRSILAGAYPRRGDDPNTSVGAQWKAAADSYAQSVKDSKDPLLGLLRDVAGGVGNVGGKLRDTFAAASKGAAAGGGSGDSGDSGAPAGGRREEG
- the nadD gene encoding nicotinate-nucleotide adenylyltransferase; the encoded protein is MRDQAGTAPAAAKRRLGVMGGTFDPIHHGHLVAASEVASAFHLDEVVFVPTGQPWQKSDRRVSAAEDRYLMTVIATAENPQFSVSRIDIDREGPTFTVDTLRDLHALHPDAELFFITGADALAQILSWRDPEELFELAHFIGCTRPGHTLSDTGLPVGGASLIEVPALAISSTDCRMRVAKGEPIWYLVPDGVVRYIHKRALYAPAQP